Proteins from one Leptonema illini DSM 21528 genomic window:
- a CDS encoding EAL domain-containing protein: protein MMELSGYEIESELHSGEMAVVYRAKAGPTNVIVKVLRNEHPDPAEFSAFRHEYDILQRLQADGIVRAIAFGRLGGSPAIVFEDTGAVPLHLACSGGLPFSEAIDVMISATEALGEVHQAGIVHRDIKPQNIVINRETGKLQIIDFGSASELARLTSAVSLNRSIDGTLAYVSPEQTGRMNRTVDYRTDMYSLGITFYQLLTGDVPFRYSDPLELVHAHIARTPVSPFSRNNTPAALSRIVMKLLEKNPEDRYQSTQGLLHDLQTCRNCLLQSGLDHLRDLDLRPGKYDLSSRFQIPEKLYGRSREIEQIIQTFKDIRSGRTELLLISGHSGIGKSALINEVRKPITEYRGYFATGKYDAFKRNVPYRAITQSLQHLIRQILTEPEKAISAWKEKIQHAVGTNGRVVIEVIPELQTLIGEQPEIASLGAEEAQNRFSRVFQNLIQALATKEHPLALFLDDMQWADSSSLHLIKTVLLNPQIQHLCMILSFRDNEVPPSSPFARMIDELKIAERHPRELLLQPLTIADVREMVRDTLSCDDRLANDVALTLHKKTNGNPFFVLEVFRSYYEKDLIRHTEAGWQVDMSGIQDVRMADNVIEFMVDRVRELPEKSQEVLKLAACVGNWFRQDVFADILKEADHGTVRRELIHLANEGFLRLGTHDATFMHDRIREAAYAMTSDSERAANHYRISNAYLSMLDRFNLEDNVFTIVNQMNQGAVHITTEEEITTLRQLNTMAGNKSLASNAYEAACGFFRQAIQTLPDRAWQNEYELTLDLHTLLARAEYLDKDYEAAERTFDLILKNARRTHDRIPVYELRSAMYVSQNRMREALQLLKEALKTLSVHLPANPNRLSVISELLKFKMRLGKKPVQGLVDLPIMQDENSLAIMRLLVAAVAPAFLTQPSLFPVIVLKMLNVSLKKGNSPLSPFAYVSFGIIQGSVLGDFDSGYEFGRLSLELLSRFGNAAKSIECRTVFMFQTMINHWKFHAREGKSFYRQAFNAGLESGDLQFSSYSLNNVFFQGLLMRENLSDLAERFSVEHPVIASLQQYNAYQLFQLNEQSVLNLKGEADDLLKLTGKYFDETKVLSEWLAAKNANALFDFYVAKSRLEYLFGDRQKAYEYALLAEPMEDAMSGMMFVPEQLFFLSLAAAAIYPEAQKKLRKQIRQRLEKNAKRFEKWSYHCEANYGHKYLIVKGLLSQIQGDTSGAMASYRKAAVLAGRNAYLLEEAIAHELSAAIWEESADDLYSKQHLIRALQAYRSWGCSPKVQALEARLPEAMRRQVSALTGGKSTTSDRAKSPLGSQNGGRYFDILSVLKASQAISGEIQLGKLLETMMSILLESAGAEKGSFILLQKGQWYIEAESNANTQSIEVLQGKPLGATPGIGVNIVNYVIRTKSVVLLDDATREGMFVNDSYVKATSPKSLLCYPILHKGEVIAVVYLENNLTTEAFTPDRMEVLRVLSAQIAISIENSLLYATLQENVQEIAFQALHDELTGLGNRRSFEEKLALSFDEGRADTARHVLFYMDLDEFKVVNDTCGHAAGDELLRQVGILFRQCLTRDDVLCRLGGDEFGAILKNRDIPQAVAVADSMQRALSDFRFQWNSRQFSVAVCVGIVAIDGRSESPGAILQAADTACYVAKEAGRNRIHIHSYGDPALAQRYGEMEWVSRIEHALQKNTFVLHGQLIQALQEEANGERRCEILLRMLDQDGKIVRPQDFMPAVERYHLATRVDRWVIEHALQWLATLKDHPVECSINISGRSLGDPGFLSDVIRILDSTDIRSNRLCFEITETAAIGNMLAACEFFTAMKDRGCLFALDDFGSGLASFGYLRNLPVDYLKIDGQFVRAMTADPLNLAIVKSVHEIACILGKQTIAEYVEDSAALSTLTELGIHFAQGYALGHPVPLEGLFHQARD, encoded by the coding sequence TCTCTGAAGCGATCGACGTCATGATCAGCGCCACGGAAGCGCTCGGCGAGGTTCATCAGGCAGGCATAGTTCATCGCGACATCAAGCCGCAGAATATCGTGATCAATCGCGAAACAGGTAAGCTCCAGATTATCGACTTCGGAAGCGCCAGCGAGCTGGCCAGGTTAACATCGGCCGTCTCTCTGAATCGCTCGATTGATGGAACCCTTGCCTACGTATCGCCCGAGCAGACGGGACGCATGAACCGAACGGTCGACTATCGAACGGATATGTATTCGCTCGGCATTACCTTCTATCAGCTGCTCACAGGCGACGTTCCCTTTCGCTATTCCGATCCTCTTGAGCTTGTGCATGCTCATATCGCCAGAACTCCCGTATCCCCCTTTTCCCGGAATAATACGCCGGCCGCTCTTTCGAGAATCGTCATGAAACTTCTCGAGAAGAATCCCGAGGATCGCTACCAGAGCACGCAGGGACTGTTGCACGATCTTCAAACCTGTCGAAATTGCCTGCTTCAAAGCGGCCTTGATCATTTGAGAGACCTCGACCTGCGGCCCGGTAAGTACGATCTATCCAGCCGGTTTCAGATTCCCGAAAAACTCTACGGTCGCTCACGCGAAATCGAGCAGATCATACAGACGTTCAAAGACATCCGAAGCGGCCGCACGGAGTTGTTGCTTATCTCAGGACATTCAGGCATCGGAAAATCCGCTCTGATCAACGAGGTTCGCAAACCTATCACCGAATACAGAGGATACTTCGCTACCGGTAAATATGATGCCTTCAAGCGCAACGTTCCTTATCGGGCGATCACGCAGAGCTTGCAGCATCTGATCCGGCAGATTCTGACTGAGCCCGAGAAGGCGATCTCTGCCTGGAAAGAGAAGATACAGCATGCAGTCGGGACTAACGGCAGGGTCGTCATCGAGGTGATTCCGGAACTGCAGACTTTGATCGGTGAACAGCCCGAAATCGCCTCCCTTGGAGCGGAAGAAGCGCAGAACCGCTTCAGCAGAGTCTTTCAGAATCTCATTCAGGCCCTTGCAACGAAAGAACATCCGCTCGCCCTCTTCCTGGATGATATGCAATGGGCGGATTCTTCAAGCCTGCACCTTATCAAGACCGTCCTTTTGAATCCCCAAATTCAGCATCTGTGCATGATATTGTCGTTTCGCGACAACGAAGTTCCGCCGTCGTCACCGTTCGCGCGCATGATCGACGAATTGAAAATCGCCGAACGGCATCCGCGAGAACTCCTGCTTCAACCTCTGACGATCGCCGATGTCAGGGAAATGGTGCGAGATACTCTTTCCTGCGACGACAGGCTGGCTAACGATGTGGCTCTGACGCTGCATAAAAAAACGAACGGAAATCCGTTTTTCGTTCTGGAGGTATTTCGCAGCTATTACGAAAAAGACCTCATACGCCATACAGAGGCAGGTTGGCAGGTCGACATGTCGGGCATTCAGGACGTCAGAATGGCCGACAACGTCATCGAGTTCATGGTCGATCGCGTCAGAGAGCTGCCAGAAAAGAGCCAGGAAGTCCTGAAACTGGCGGCATGCGTCGGTAACTGGTTCAGGCAGGACGTCTTCGCCGATATACTGAAAGAAGCGGATCACGGTACGGTCCGGCGTGAACTGATCCATCTGGCAAACGAAGGCTTCTTACGGCTCGGCACGCATGACGCGACGTTCATGCACGACAGGATTCGCGAAGCGGCATATGCCATGACCTCCGATTCGGAACGAGCGGCCAATCATTATCGCATTTCTAACGCCTATCTGTCGATGCTCGATCGATTCAATCTCGAAGACAACGTTTTTACGATCGTTAACCAGATGAATCAGGGAGCCGTTCATATCACGACGGAAGAAGAAATCACCACGCTGCGGCAGCTTAACACAATGGCCGGGAACAAATCCCTCGCCTCGAACGCCTATGAAGCCGCATGTGGATTCTTCAGGCAGGCGATCCAGACTCTGCCGGATCGCGCATGGCAGAACGAATATGAGCTGACGCTGGATCTGCATACGCTGCTTGCAAGGGCCGAGTACCTCGACAAAGACTATGAAGCGGCCGAGAGAACCTTCGATCTCATTCTGAAAAATGCCCGCCGCACACACGACCGAATCCCCGTATACGAGCTGCGTTCGGCGATGTACGTCAGCCAGAATCGGATGCGCGAAGCCCTTCAGCTTTTGAAAGAAGCTCTGAAAACGCTATCTGTGCACCTGCCTGCAAATCCCAATCGACTTTCCGTAATAAGCGAACTGCTCAAGTTCAAGATGCGGCTCGGGAAGAAGCCCGTGCAGGGCCTGGTCGACCTGCCGATCATGCAGGACGAGAATTCTCTTGCCATCATGCGGTTGCTTGTCGCAGCCGTGGCTCCGGCCTTCCTGACGCAGCCTTCTCTATTTCCCGTGATCGTTCTCAAGATGCTGAACGTCTCTCTAAAAAAAGGCAACTCGCCGCTCAGTCCTTTCGCCTACGTTTCTTTCGGCATCATTCAGGGATCAGTGCTCGGCGACTTCGATTCCGGCTACGAATTCGGCAGGCTCTCCCTCGAACTGCTTTCACGATTCGGCAACGCCGCGAAATCGATCGAATGCAGAACCGTGTTTATGTTCCAGACGATGATCAACCACTGGAAGTTTCACGCCAGAGAAGGAAAGAGCTTCTACAGGCAGGCCTTCAACGCCGGTCTTGAGTCCGGTGATCTACAGTTTTCCTCTTACTCGCTGAATAACGTTTTCTTTCAGGGCCTGCTGATGCGGGAGAACCTAAGCGATCTTGCAGAACGATTCTCAGTCGAACATCCGGTTATTGCCTCTTTGCAGCAGTATAACGCCTATCAGCTCTTTCAGCTGAACGAACAATCCGTCCTTAACCTGAAAGGAGAAGCCGACGACCTTCTTAAACTCACGGGAAAATACTTCGATGAAACGAAGGTGCTGTCTGAATGGCTTGCAGCAAAGAACGCAAACGCTCTCTTTGATTTCTACGTAGCGAAAAGCAGGCTGGAATACCTTTTCGGCGACAGACAGAAGGCTTATGAATACGCCCTCCTTGCCGAACCGATGGAAGACGCTATGTCGGGCATGATGTTCGTTCCCGAGCAGCTCTTCTTCCTTTCCCTGGCGGCGGCGGCAATCTATCCAGAAGCGCAGAAGAAGCTGCGCAAGCAGATACGGCAGCGCCTCGAGAAGAACGCGAAGCGATTCGAAAAGTGGTCGTATCACTGCGAGGCGAACTACGGTCATAAATACTTAATAGTGAAGGGTCTGCTCAGCCAGATCCAGGGCGATACTTCCGGCGCTATGGCCAGCTACCGAAAGGCGGCCGTTCTTGCTGGACGAAACGCCTATCTGCTCGAAGAGGCCATCGCTCATGAACTGTCCGCAGCCATATGGGAAGAAAGCGCAGACGATCTGTATTCGAAGCAGCATCTGATTCGAGCCTTGCAGGCCTACCGCAGCTGGGGATGTTCGCCTAAAGTGCAAGCTCTTGAAGCGCGTCTACCGGAAGCTATGCGCCGGCAGGTTTCCGCGTTAACAGGCGGCAAAAGCACGACATCCGACAGGGCGAAGTCTCCGCTCGGAAGCCAGAACGGGGGCAGATACTTCGATATTCTCTCTGTGCTGAAAGCGTCGCAGGCCATTTCAGGAGAGATACAGCTCGGCAAGCTGCTCGAAACGATGATGTCCATTCTTCTTGAAAGCGCCGGGGCCGAGAAAGGATCTTTCATCCTGTTGCAAAAAGGGCAATGGTACATTGAGGCCGAAAGCAACGCCAATACTCAGAGCATCGAGGTGCTTCAGGGAAAACCGCTTGGCGCTACGCCCGGAATCGGCGTTAACATCGTGAACTACGTGATTCGCACAAAGAGCGTCGTCCTGCTCGACGATGCGACCCGCGAGGGTATGTTCGTCAACGATTCCTACGTGAAAGCGACCTCTCCAAAGTCTCTGCTCTGCTATCCCATTTTGCATAAAGGCGAGGTGATCGCCGTCGTCTATCTTGAAAACAATCTGACTACGGAGGCGTTCACGCCGGATCGCATGGAGGTTCTGAGAGTGCTTTCGGCGCAGATTGCCATCAGTATCGAAAACTCTCTGCTCTATGCGACTCTACAGGAAAACGTCCAGGAGATCGCATTTCAGGCTCTGCACGATGAGTTAACGGGCCTCGGGAATCGTCGCTCCTTTGAAGAAAAGCTGGCCCTGTCCTTCGACGAAGGCAGGGCAGATACGGCTCGCCATGTCCTCTTTTATATGGATCTTGACGAGTTCAAGGTGGTTAACGACACATGTGGACATGCGGCCGGCGACGAACTGCTGCGGCAGGTGGGCATTCTTTTCAGGCAGTGCCTGACGCGAGACGACGTTCTGTGCCGCCTGGGTGGAGATGAATTCGGCGCCATCTTGAAAAACCGAGATATTCCTCAGGCAGTAGCCGTCGCCGATTCGATGCAGAGAGCCCTTTCGGATTTTCGCTTCCAGTGGAACAGTCGTCAGTTCAGCGTCGCCGTCTGCGTCGGAATCGTAGCTATCGACGGTCGTAGCGAAAGCCCGGGAGCCATTCTGCAGGCCGCCGATACGGCCTGTTACGTGGCCAAAGAGGCGGGGCGCAACAGAATACATATTCATTCGTATGGCGACCCTGCTCTTGCCCAGCGATACGGCGAGATGGAGTGGGTTAGCCGGATCGAGCATGCGTTGCAGAAAAACACGTTCGTTCTGCACGGTCAGCTCATTCAAGCGCTTCAGGAAGAAGCAAACGGCGAACGAAGATGCGAGATTCTTCTGCGAATGCTGGACCAGGACGGAAAGATCGTCAGACCTCAGGACTTCATGCCCGCCGTCGAGCGCTATCACCTGGCCACGCGAGTCGATCGCTGGGTGATCGAACACGCTCTGCAATGGCTTGCGACGCTGAAAGATCATCCCGTCGAATGCTCCATCAATATCTCGGGCCGGTCGCTGGGCGACCCCGGATTCCTCAGTGACGTTATCCGAATTCTTGACTCGACCGATATCAGATCGAATCGCCTCTGTTTCGAGATCACCGAAACGGCGGCCATCGGCAATATGCTGGCTGCATGCGAATTCTTTACTGCAATGAAAGACAGAGGATGCCTTTTCGCTCTTGACGATTTCGGCAGCGGACTCGCTTCATTCGGTTACCTCAGAAATCTTCCCGTGGACTATCTGAAGATCGACGGGCAGTTCGTCAGGGCTATGACTGCCGACCCGTTAAACCTGGCCATTGTAAAGTCGGTTCACGAAATCGCTTGCATTCTCGGAAAGCAAACCATCGCCGAATACGTCGAGGACTCCGCGGCGCTGTCCACTCTCACCGAGCTGGGAATCCATTTCGCCCAGGGCTATGCTCTCGGGCATCCCGTTCCACTTGAGGGCCTGTTTCATCAAGCAAGGGATTGA
- a CDS encoding sensor histidine kinase produces the protein MKSVFGRILLIPTAVFFLLSALFYLRYVKDGPVQVEDFMLLFGGTAVAFAVLSFLLTYRTTVLIIRPLQNVIRLLKDAPEASREADFARSGFYEINEIQKQTKIYLSRMRDQLADLDLERELLRSLLNGLREGVMCIDSAGDIVFVNDRIDERLLDLKSPSSRYYSRIRNPVLLEYIGRLMNGSLQSGEAKIADAVFIDDGDLEFRAGDRYFRLRHRPVQVGRDPSMFLILVQDMTEEYNTRRMREDFLQNASHELKTPITSIRGYAETLLPRITEETPHRFLEGIVRNAERMDRLIHDMVVISSLESRAYPFSPEAIDMPAFLDDLKLLVEGSLNQKRQRLNINATDVRDVFADRLLLEHLLVNLVSNASRYSPEESSITISVSRNARGRFELRVCDQGPGIPEAYREKIFERFFRVDTDRSRKEGGTGLGLSIARHVARIHSGSIHVEDAPGGGACFVFVFSGAGPLKA, from the coding sequence ATGAAAAGCGTATTCGGACGAATTCTGCTCATTCCCACGGCGGTCTTTTTCCTGCTTTCGGCGCTTTTCTATCTTCGTTATGTCAAGGACGGTCCGGTTCAGGTTGAAGATTTCATGCTTCTTTTCGGAGGCACGGCCGTCGCTTTCGCCGTTCTTTCTTTTCTGTTAACCTATCGCACGACAGTGCTTATCATCAGACCTCTGCAGAACGTTATCAGGCTCCTGAAAGACGCTCCTGAAGCAAGCCGGGAGGCGGATTTTGCTCGATCGGGATTTTACGAGATCAACGAGATTCAGAAGCAGACGAAGATTTATCTGAGTCGTATGCGCGATCAGCTCGCCGACCTTGATCTTGAGAGGGAGCTGCTCCGATCGCTGCTGAACGGCCTTCGCGAAGGCGTGATGTGCATCGACAGCGCAGGCGATATCGTTTTCGTAAACGACCGTATCGACGAGCGTCTGCTTGATCTGAAATCGCCGTCGTCGCGCTACTATTCGCGAATTCGCAATCCCGTTCTGCTCGAGTATATCGGGCGTCTGATGAACGGCTCGCTGCAATCTGGCGAAGCAAAGATCGCCGATGCCGTGTTCATCGACGACGGCGATCTTGAGTTTCGTGCCGGCGATCGGTATTTTCGTTTGCGACACCGCCCTGTTCAGGTCGGTCGTGATCCGTCGATGTTTCTGATTCTTGTTCAGGATATGACCGAAGAGTATAACACTCGTCGCATGCGAGAGGATTTTTTACAGAACGCATCGCATGAGCTGAAGACTCCCATTACGAGTATCCGCGGTTATGCTGAGACGCTTCTGCCACGCATTACCGAAGAAACGCCGCACAGATTCCTTGAAGGCATTGTTCGAAACGCCGAGAGGATGGACCGTCTGATCCATGACATGGTCGTTATCTCTTCTCTGGAATCGCGAGCCTACCCGTTTTCGCCCGAGGCGATCGATATGCCTGCCTTTCTCGACGATCTGAAACTGCTCGTTGAAGGAAGTCTGAACCAGAAGAGGCAGCGGCTGAATATAAATGCAACAGACGTTCGCGATGTGTTTGCGGATCGCCTTCTTCTCGAGCATCTGCTTGTCAACCTTGTGAGTAACGCCTCGCGTTATTCTCCTGAGGAATCAAGCATAACGATTTCAGTCAGTCGTAATGCTCGCGGACGTTTTGAGTTGCGCGTTTGCGATCAGGGGCCCGGTATTCCCGAGGCCTACAGGGAGAAGATCTTCGAACGTTTTTTCAGAGTCGATACGGATCGTTCGCGAAAGGAAGGCGGAACCGGCCTCGGTCTTTCGATAGCAAGACACGTGGCACGTATTCATTCCGGTAGTATCCATGTCGAAGATGCCCCAGGCGGAGGAGCCTGTTTCGTTTTTGTTTTCTCGGGAGCCGGGCCCTTAAAGGCCTGA
- a CDS encoding response regulator gives MINPEKTETAAPSGIRILVVDDEEDILNIIRFNLEEEGFIVSTSDNGLDAWNKVERSLPDAIVLDLMIPGMNGMDLCKKIKSKYSVPIVMVTARAGETDAVLGLELGADDYIRKPFSPRELIARLRVVLRRHSTATESLEGSLSLGHLHMNRAAHRVTLEGKPVDLTLIEYKLLKLFMENPDIAFTRDRLLDRVWGRDVYVSDRTVDVNIKRLREKLGEERERLETVRGIGYRFRADGPAGQA, from the coding sequence ATGATCAATCCTGAAAAGACGGAAACGGCCGCCCCGTCCGGCATTCGAATCCTTGTCGTCGACGACGAGGAGGACATCCTCAATATTATTCGTTTTAACCTTGAAGAGGAGGGCTTTATCGTAAGCACCTCTGATAACGGCCTCGACGCCTGGAATAAGGTCGAGCGTTCGCTTCCCGACGCCATCGTGCTGGATCTGATGATCCCGGGAATGAACGGCATGGATCTATGCAAGAAGATCAAGAGCAAATACAGCGTGCCTATCGTTATGGTGACGGCGCGAGCGGGCGAAACCGACGCCGTGCTCGGCCTGGAGCTGGGAGCCGATGACTATATTCGCAAGCCCTTCTCGCCGAGAGAACTGATCGCCCGTCTGCGAGTCGTCCTGCGTCGCCATTCCACGGCCACCGAATCTCTCGAAGGATCGCTCTCTCTCGGTCATCTGCACATGAATAGAGCGGCTCACCGGGTAACCCTTGAAGGGAAGCCCGTCGATCTGACTCTTATCGAATACAAGCTTCTCAAGCTCTTTATGGAGAATCCCGACATCGCCTTCACACGCGATCGCCTGCTTGATCGCGTCTGGGGCCGGGACGTGTACGTATCGGATCGTACGGTCGACGTCAATATCAAGCGACTGCGTGAAAAACTGGGCGAGGAGCGTGAGCGACTGGAAACGGTGCGCGGCATCGGCTATCGCTTTCGCGCAGATGGGCCGGCCGGTCAGGCGTAA
- a CDS encoding histidine phosphatase family protein has protein sequence MNQIWVRHGATELASGRVCGQIDPAPLLLPEECRHLESVIAGHFGAHFQQTVAFCSPLQRCSQLARRLGFSRAHSDDRLKELSFGDWEGQRWDDVPREQLDNWAGDYLNRRPPGGESLHDLQKRLQLFLDEIPAGPVVIFTHGGVIRALTTLTGMSPESAMAMPVPLTSAFLRSPGGLQRLA, from the coding sequence ATGAATCAGATCTGGGTCAGGCATGGAGCGACGGAGCTTGCATCGGGGCGGGTCTGCGGTCAGATTGATCCGGCTCCGCTTTTGTTGCCCGAGGAATGTCGGCATCTTGAGTCTGTTATAGCCGGGCATTTCGGGGCGCACTTTCAGCAGACAGTGGCCTTCTGCAGTCCGCTCCAGCGCTGTTCGCAGCTCGCCCGAAGGCTCGGTTTTTCGCGCGCTCACAGCGATGATCGCCTGAAAGAGCTTTCGTTCGGCGATTGGGAGGGGCAGCGCTGGGATGATGTTCCGCGAGAACAGCTGGATAACTGGGCCGGCGATTATTTGAATCGCAGGCCGCCCGGCGGCGAGAGTCTGCACGATCTACAGAAACGGCTACAGCTTTTCCTGGATGAGATCCCCGCCGGTCCTGTTGTCATTTTCACGCATGGCGGAGTCATCCGCGCCCTTACGACGCTTACCGGTATGTCGCCTGAATCGGCGATGGCCATGCCCGTTCCCCTGACCTCTGCCTTTCTTCGAAGCCCCGGAGGCCTGCAGCGGTTGGCCTAA
- a CDS encoding adenosylcobinamide-GDP ribazoletransferase has product MPFLRDQWISFYTAVGFLTRFPVPGGGHPDYLDRSAKWSPFVGTLVGAVAAGVFALAHLFLPVSISVVLAMAVTAYLTGGFHEDGFADSCDAFGGGYTKEDVLRIMKDSRIGSFGALGLFLLLLLKYAALTSLASNYYPDTVRIVGMALIAGHTIGRFAAISFLITQSYVRDDSGARAKPVAIGMTGMQFAFATLCTAGVIAGMGFALGWHAMLALLLPLIVRLFLGRMFLRRIGGYTGDALGMTEQATEAALYVGLAAILQLA; this is encoded by the coding sequence ATGCCTTTTCTTCGCGATCAATGGATATCTTTTTATACGGCCGTCGGCTTTCTCACACGCTTTCCCGTTCCAGGCGGCGGACATCCGGACTATCTTGATCGATCGGCGAAATGGTCGCCTTTCGTCGGAACGTTAGTCGGAGCCGTCGCCGCCGGTGTCTTCGCTCTCGCTCATCTGTTTCTGCCCGTTTCTATTTCGGTCGTGCTTGCCATGGCCGTTACCGCGTATCTGACCGGCGGCTTTCATGAGGACGGTTTCGCCGATTCCTGCGACGCCTTCGGCGGAGGCTATACGAAAGAAGACGTTCTGCGCATCATGAAAGATTCCCGTATCGGTTCGTTCGGTGCGTTAGGCCTGTTTCTGCTGCTATTGCTCAAGTATGCCGCCCTGACTTCGCTTGCATCGAACTATTACCCCGATACGGTTCGCATCGTCGGCATGGCTCTGATCGCCGGGCATACAATCGGCCGGTTCGCGGCGATCTCTTTTCTCATAACACAATCGTACGTGAGAGACGATTCCGGCGCAAGGGCCAAGCCCGTCGCCATCGGTATGACGGGGATGCAGTTTGCGTTCGCAACGCTCTGCACGGCCGGCGTCATTGCCGGTATGGGCTTTGCTCTGGGATGGCATGCGATGCTCGCCCTTCTGCTTCCGCTTATCGTGCGCCTCTTTCTCGGTCGCATGTTCTTGCGTCGTATCGGTGGTTATACAGGCGATGCGCTCGGCATGACGGAGCAGGCGACGGAGGCGGCCCTGTATGTCGGACTTGCGGCCATTCTACAGTTAGCATGA
- the cobT gene encoding nicotinate-nucleotide--dimethylbenzimidazole phosphoribosyltransferase — protein MSRSTIPSTDLGERLQAKIDGKTKPPGSLGRLEELAMQIALLQETTEPEIRSPLCLVFAGDHGITEEGVSAFPAEVTYQMVLNFLSGGAAINVFARQNGLHFRVVDAGVKGDFEAHEKLIQSKIAAGTVNFLTGSAMTVAQCDEAIAQGRRIVAGWSAREGTNLLICGEMGIGNTTSAAAVLHALSSLPAEVCVGRGTGVDDEMLQRKLDIVQQAVERHALRGADATSILRSVGGFEIAMMTGAYLEAAERRILILVDGFIATAAALLAVRMQPLVTQAMVFAHKSDEKGHAAMLDLLGASPLLDLGLRLGEGTGAALAYPIVLAAVNFLREMADFASANVSEKTE, from the coding sequence ATGTCTCGTTCGACAATTCCATCAACCGATCTGGGCGAAAGGCTACAGGCGAAGATCGACGGCAAGACGAAGCCACCCGGCTCTCTCGGTCGTCTCGAAGAGTTAGCCATGCAGATCGCTCTTCTGCAAGAAACGACGGAGCCCGAGATACGATCGCCGCTCTGTCTCGTCTTTGCCGGTGATCACGGTATCACGGAGGAAGGAGTCAGCGCCTTCCCGGCCGAGGTCACGTATCAGATGGTGCTGAATTTTCTCTCTGGCGGAGCGGCCATCAACGTTTTCGCCCGGCAGAACGGCCTGCATTTTCGCGTCGTCGACGCCGGAGTGAAGGGCGATTTTGAAGCGCACGAAAAGTTGATACAGAGCAAGATCGCAGCCGGTACGGTTAACTTTCTGACAGGCTCAGCGATGACCGTTGCTCAATGCGACGAGGCGATCGCACAGGGTCGCCGGATTGTTGCCGGTTGGAGCGCACGAGAGGGCACCAATCTTTTGATCTGCGGCGAGATGGGCATCGGCAATACGACTTCGGCAGCGGCAGTATTGCATGCTCTATCGTCGTTGCCGGCCGAGGTCTGTGTCGGACGTGGAACGGGCGTGGACGATGAGATGCTACAGAGAAAGCTCGACATCGTACAGCAAGCGGTTGAGAGGCATGCGCTGCGGGGAGCTGATGCGACGAGCATTCTCAGGAGCGTCGGTGGCTTCGAGATTGCTATGATGACAGGCGCTTATCTGGAAGCGGCTGAGCGTCGCATCCTGATTCTTGTTGACGGCTTTATCGCGACAGCGGCCGCTCTGCTTGCGGTGCGCATGCAGCCCCTTGTTACACAGGCGATGGTCTTTGCGCATAAATCTGACGAGAAGGGCCATGCGGCGATGCTTGATCTGCTGGGTGCCTCTCCGCTTCTCGACCTCGGCCTGCGACTGGGCGAAGGAACGGGAGCGGCGCTTGCTTATCCGATCGTTCTGGCCGCCGTCAATTTCCTGCGTGAGATGGCGGATTTTGCTTCGGCGAACGTGAGCGAAAAGACGGAGTAA
- a CDS encoding LIC_13355 family lipoprotein, translated as MLLFVSVLSACPAGGGGDAFLPPPGLTSGGTTTCPADAWPFDTGAYLADFVTEAPGETGGTFGNSLCAVNGVYGNGLNRGSGDVYSLKSSPASTLCEANEKCIVLEWAGRRVLSGAGADFVVFENPFNRTSGGRFVEAVIVEVSQDGTVWCGWNPAYTGETDSGAAQFSLDIYDVAKYDDVAGLEPVLFNQSTWTGTATDVFDVAKAGGDHFDLADLVASGSCDAGTVSAIQASGFVYLRMTTGNSRSPASFPLPGDSFDQTGDIDGVVARNVDDR; from the coding sequence ATGTTACTTTTCGTTTCCGTCCTGTCGGCCTGTCCGGCAGGCGGAGGCGGAGACGCCTTCCTGCCTCCGCCTGGTCTGACGTCCGGTGGAACTACAACGTGTCCCGCCGATGCCTGGCCCTTTGACACAGGCGCTTATCTTGCCGACTTCGTAACGGAGGCGCCCGGTGAGACGGGCGGCACGTTCGGGAATTCGCTTTGTGCTGTGAACGGAGTGTACGGTAACGGACTCAATAGAGGATCAGGGGACGTCTACTCATTGAAATCCTCGCCTGCTTCGACGCTGTGCGAGGCAAACGAGAAGTGCATCGTTCTCGAATGGGCCGGCCGCCGCGTGCTAAGCGGGGCGGGAGCGGACTTTGTCGTATTCGAGAATCCGTTTAATCGAACAAGCGGCGGTCGCTTCGTCGAAGCCGTTATCGTCGAGGTATCACAGGACGGTACGGTCTGGTGTGGTTGGAACCCGGCTTATACGGGCGAAACGGATTCCGGTGCCGCTCAGTTTTCACTTGATATCTATGATGTGGCGAAGTATGATGATGTGGCGGGGCTTGAACCGGTTCTATTCAATCAGTCTACGTGGACTGGAACGGCTACTGACGTTTTCGACGTAGCGAAGGCCGGTGGAGATCATTTTGATCTTGCTGATCTTGTGGCGAGCGGCTCCTGCGATGCGGGGACCGTGAGCGCTATTCAAGCGAGCGGCTTTGTGTATCTTCGAATGACGACGGGGAATTCACGATCGCCGGCGTCTTTCCCGTTGCCTGGAGATTCCTTTGATCAAACGGGCGATATCGACGGAGTGGTGGCACGCAATGTTGATGACAGATAG